Proteins co-encoded in one Pogona vitticeps strain Pit_001003342236 chromosome 9, PviZW2.1, whole genome shotgun sequence genomic window:
- the ZNF574 gene encoding zinc finger protein 574 has translation MAESGEETLLYIEHRYVCSECSQQFSTLEEALVHQQTHLCTQEQQYEVVNLAEAGLVAGGEAGLYQTVTVQESQYQCLECGQILLSPSQLLEHQEMHLKMMTQDPEPLVKPLSSSQIHYECTECKALFTSQDVWLAHRQTHRKPPEPPAPPPQSQARVNLEHSYRKPEEGGVPAGTVQLLLYECGECLQLFQSTTDFLEHQATHQVIPPSPGTRVREPPAPSLAEPKEMPPPPPSLLPPPLPPPVSLVTVHNGIVPSPAPTSVTATDHSYELKNNPAEQPPRKAKPAAKEHLCVECDQVFPSAHKLQLHMRSHRQGAFKCPLCSKVLPSPAALEKHREEHSGESRFLCVDCGLGFGTEAVLLSHRRTHSSNPLYRCTCGKTFINMTKFLYHRRSHSANSTQSQEMPASPPEDQPLEEESLPEAPEQPEQQQQQQQEEVVPVAIICSVDNVAVSVDSNVQEQKQLEFQCQMCSKTFPKQTQLSRHQRFAHKMERRHKCLTCGKMFKKKSHMRNHLLTHTGERPYHCKECGKSFNSPANLQRHRLTHTGERPYRCDICQKCFTQSSTLQQHLLVHSRHYPYKCQECGSVFHRPYRLLMHRYHHTGEYPYKCQTCGRSFLLRRLLEVHQLSHTGQQPHRCTSGCGAAFVSAEQLKEHKCGKMSRHFECSVCGKKVGSTVQLRAHERLHGDIQIPEGAEEEPPVHEPPPPRPRRPACPKAFECGDCKKLFSTETSLQVHRRIHTGERPYPCPDCGKAFRQSTHLKDHRRLHTGEKPFKCDECGKAFTIAVRLAEHKRIHTGERPYHCDACGKAYRSFSNLWKHRKMHQQQRLQHEQEVMAEAVAAAAAAAAAAAGTTTVAAAATPTSSEQVYGNTVTIMETIPVVETIEIYPTDAGVHFENIQVGNVQIGGV, from the coding sequence ATGGCGGAGTCGGGTGAAGAAACGCTCTTATATATAGAGCACCGCTATGTTTGCTCAGAGTGCAGCCAgcagttcagcaccttggaagaAGCCCTGGTGCACCAGCAGACTCACCTCTGCACTCAAGAGCAACAGTATGAAGTAGTCAACTTGGCAGAAGCTGGGCTAGTGGCGGGTGGTGAGGCTGGTCTCTACCAAACTGTGACTGTACAAGAAAGCCAGTACCAGTGTTTGGAGTGTGGACAGATTCTATTGTCTCCAAGTCAGTTGCTGGAACATCAAGAGATGCACCTTAAGATGATGACCCAGGACCCAGAGCCCTTAGTGAAGCCTCTGAGCTCCAGTCAGATCCATTATGAGTGCACAGAGTGCAAGGCCCTTTTCACCAGCCAGGATGTGTGGCTAGCCCACCGTCAAACCCACCGCAAGCCCCCAGAgcctccagctcctccccctcaGAGTCAGGCCCGAGTGAACCTGGAACATTCATATCGTAAGCCGGAGGAGGGGGGAGTCCCTGCTGGAACTGTGCAACTGCTGCTGTATGAATGTGGTGAATGTTTGCAGCTGTTTCAATCGACCACAGATTTCTTGGAGCACCAGGCAACGCATCAGGTGATCCCACCATCCCCAGGGACACGGGTCAGGGAGCCACCTGCACCCAGCCTTGCAGAGCCAAAGGAaatgccgccgccgccaccatcactgctgccaccaccgctgCCGCCGCCTGTAAGCTTAGTGACTGTGCACAATGGGATTGTACCTTCACCAGCCCCAACTAGTGTCACGGCCACGGATCATAGCTATGAGCTCAAGAACAACCCTGCAGAGCAGCCACCCCGCAAGGCCAAACCAGCTGCCAAGGAGCACTTGTGTGTGGAATGCGACCAAGTGTTTCCTTCAGCCCACAAGCTCCAGCTACACATGAGGAGCCATCGGCAGGGTGCCTTCAAGTGCCCGCTTTGCAGCAAAGTGCTGCCTTCTCCAGCCGCGCTCGAGAAACACAGGGAGGAGCACAGCGGGGAGTCACGCTTCCTCTGCGTGGACTGCGGCCTGGGTTTTGGCACAGAGGCAGTGCTCCTGTCCCACCGCCGCACTCACTCCTCCAACCCTCTCTACCGCTGCACGTGCGGAAAGACCTTCATCAACATGACCAAGTTCCTCTACCATCGGCGCTCCCACAGTGCTAACTCAACCCAGAGCCAGGAAATGCCTGCATCTCCTCCCGAGGACCAGCCTCTTGAAGAGGAGTCTCTGCCTGAAGCCCCAGAACAACcggagcagcaacagcagcagcagcaggaggaggtggttCCGGTGGCCATCATCTGCTCTGTGGACAACGTAGCCGTCTCTGTTGACAGCAATGTCCAGGAACAAAAACAGTTGGAATTCCAGTGTCAGATGTGTAGCAAGACTTTCCCCAAGCAGACCCAGCTGTCGCGCCACCAGCGCTTTGCTCACAAGATGGAACGCCGCCATAAATGCCTAACTTGCGGCAAGATGTTCAAGAAGAAGTCCCACATGCGCAACCACCTCCTGACCCACACCGGAGAAAGGCCTTACCACTGCAAGGAGTGCGGCAAGAGCTTCAACTCGCCTGCAAACCTGCAGCGCCACCGCTTGACGCACACGGGCGAGCGTCCTTACCGTTGCGACATCTGCCAGAAGTGTTTCACGCAGTCGTCCACCCTGCAGCAGCACCTCCTGGTGCACAGCCGCCACTACccttacaaatgccaggagtgcggCAGCGTCTTCCACCGCCCCTACCGCCTGCTCATGCACCGCTACCACCACACAGGGGAGTATCCTTACAAGTGCCAGACATGTGGCCGCTCCTTCCTGCTCCGCCGCCTGTTGGAGGTTCACCAGTTAAGCCACACCGGGCAGCAGCCACACCGCTGCACCTCCGGCTGCGGGGCTGCCTTCGTCTCTGCCGAGCAGCTGAAGGAGCACAAGTGTGGGAAGATGAGCCGCCATTTCGAGTGCTCGGTCTGTGGCAAGAAAGTCGGCTCCACCGTGCAGCTCAGAGCCCACGAGCGGCTGCATGGCGACATCCAGATTCCTGAAGGAGCGGAAGAAGAGCCCCCCGTGCACGAGCCGCCCCCGCCTCGGCCCCGCCGCCCTGCCTGCCCGAAGGCCTTCGAGTGCGGCGACTGCAAGAAACTCTTCAGCACCGAGACGTCGCTGCAAGTCCATCGCCGGATCCACACGGGGGAACGCCCTTACCCCTGCCCCGATTGTGGCAAGGCCTTCCGGCAGTCCACGCATCTCAAAGACCACCGGCGCCtgcacaccggggagaaacccttCAAATGCGACGAGTGTGGGAAGGCGTTTACCATCGCCGTGCGACTGGCTGAGCACAagcggatccacacaggggagcgCCCGTACCATTGCGATGCCTGCGGCAAGGCGTATCGCTCCTTCTCCAACCTCTGGAAGCACCGCAAGATGCATCAGCAGCAGCGCCTGCAGCACGAGCAAGAGGTCATGGCTGAGGCTgttgcagcagctgctgctgctgccgccgccgcggcAGGGACGACTAcagtggcggcggcagctacACCGACATCTAGCGAGCAGGTCTACGGTAACACCGTGACCATCATGGAGACCATCCCAGTGGTGGAGACCATAGAAATCTATCCAACCGATGCGGGGGTTCACTTTGAGAACATCCAAGTAGGGAACGTCCAGATTGGGGGAGTTTGA